In Kineococcus rhizosphaerae, the following proteins share a genomic window:
- a CDS encoding ABC transporter ATP-binding protein, whose translation MSSERSQGWLRRLAGYCARHPRDLIASFGAALVAYVVTALVPLVVRHVVDDVIGTPGASLWPWAALLVAAGLVVYALGFVRRFTAGRLSLDVQFDLRNEVHAAVQRMDGRQLDGLSTGQVVSRSISDVQLVQGLLAWLPNVTGNAVLFVVSLVVMAVLSPSLTLVALATGPALFWIAWRSRRDLFPANFAAQARAAEVAAHVEAAVTGVRVVKGFGQEAAELRRLEGVVGDLFTDRMRVVRYNSRYGPALQAVPALGQVGVLLFGGWLALTGHLTVGTFLAFTTYLGSLVSPVRQLAGLLTMGQQARAGVERVLQVVDTTPTILAPAAAGRQVAQRSVRDLPDGPLAVAFEGVEFGYTPDRPVLHGVDLSVPAGGTLALVGTAGSGKSTLTSLLPRFYDVAAGSVRLGGVDVRDLDPETLRAAVGMVFEETFLFSDTVRANVAYSVPTATDEEVRDALRTAAADGFVDALDQGWDSLVGEQGLTLSGGQRQRIGLARALLARPRVLVLDDATSAVDPTVEQRILTALADARTPGQTVLLVAHRRSTLRLADRIVVLDAGRVVDAGTEAELTERCAVFRRLFDPDETGEQTPVPERVSAAQRPVPAPRRGGRTAAAAAVDAGLPVSGDLLRRIADLPPSGDVPDVDVAAAERHDPAFGLGTLLRPFRWALAAGMVLVAGDALAQLFLPQLVRTGLDDGVSTGDLHALVVASVVAAVVVAADWVVNVGQTRVAGRTGERLLFSLRLKTFAQLQRLGLDYYEREQAGRIMTRMTTDVDALSSFLQNGVAQALVSLLSLVGVFVAMLVLEPELALVVACVLPVLVAATLVFRAKSRPAYTEARERVSAVNVQFQESVAGVRVAQAFGRTHEDGARFRAKGWAYRQARLRAQRYIATYFPFVQFLNEATAALVLVAGGLMVRDGRISVGVLVAFLLYVDLFFAPVQQLSQVFDGYQQAAVGLRRLRDLLRTPTTVPAAAQPAPVGRLAGDLRFEHVDFHYQNSEHPALAALDLHVRAGETVALVGETGAGKSTVVKLVARFYDPTGGRVLVDGEDLRSLDLAGYRQRLGVVPQEAYLFDGTVAEAIAYARPGASFEQVRAAARAVGADAAITALPGGYGFVVGERGRNLSTGQRQLVALARAELVDPDVLLLDEATAALDPAAEAAIAAASDAAASRRTTIVVAHRLSTAARADRIVVLDHGRVVEQGTHADLLDRGGYYAGLWASFVAGRTSTA comes from the coding sequence GTGTCATCAGAACGTTCCCAGGGCTGGTTGCGCCGCCTCGCCGGCTACTGCGCCCGCCACCCCCGCGACCTGATCGCCTCCTTCGGCGCCGCCCTCGTCGCCTACGTCGTCACCGCCCTCGTCCCGCTCGTGGTCCGCCACGTCGTCGACGACGTCATCGGCACCCCCGGCGCGTCCCTGTGGCCGTGGGCGGCGCTGCTGGTCGCCGCCGGGCTCGTCGTCTACGCCCTGGGCTTCGTCCGGCGCTTCACCGCGGGCCGGTTGTCCCTCGACGTGCAGTTCGACCTGCGCAACGAGGTGCACGCCGCCGTGCAGCGGATGGACGGCCGCCAGCTCGACGGGCTGTCCACCGGGCAGGTCGTCAGCCGCTCCATCAGCGACGTCCAGCTCGTCCAGGGACTGCTGGCCTGGCTGCCCAACGTCACCGGCAACGCCGTCCTGTTCGTCGTCTCCCTCGTCGTCATGGCCGTCCTGTCCCCGTCGCTGACCCTCGTGGCGCTGGCCACCGGTCCGGCCCTGTTCTGGATCGCCTGGCGCAGCCGCCGGGACCTGTTCCCCGCGAACTTCGCCGCCCAGGCCCGTGCCGCCGAGGTCGCCGCGCACGTGGAGGCCGCCGTCACCGGGGTGCGGGTGGTCAAGGGGTTCGGCCAGGAGGCCGCCGAGCTGCGCCGGCTCGAGGGCGTGGTGGGGGACCTGTTCACCGACCGCATGCGCGTCGTGCGCTACAACTCCCGCTACGGCCCTGCGCTGCAGGCGGTCCCGGCCCTCGGGCAGGTCGGCGTGCTCCTGTTCGGCGGGTGGCTGGCGCTGACCGGGCACCTCACCGTGGGCACGTTCCTGGCGTTCACGACCTACCTGGGCAGCCTCGTCTCCCCGGTCCGCCAGCTCGCCGGGCTGCTGACGATGGGGCAGCAGGCCCGCGCCGGCGTCGAACGCGTCCTGCAGGTCGTCGACACCACCCCGACGATCCTGGCCCCGGCCGCCGCCGGCCGTCAGGTGGCGCAGCGCTCGGTCCGGGACCTGCCGGACGGGCCGCTGGCGGTCGCGTTCGAGGGCGTGGAGTTCGGGTACACCCCCGACCGGCCCGTCCTGCACGGGGTCGACCTGTCGGTGCCCGCCGGCGGCACCCTCGCCCTCGTGGGCACCGCCGGCTCGGGCAAGTCCACCCTCACGAGCCTGCTGCCGCGGTTCTACGACGTGGCCGCCGGCAGCGTCCGCCTCGGCGGCGTGGACGTGCGCGACCTGGACCCCGAGACGCTGCGCGCGGCGGTGGGCATGGTGTTCGAGGAGACGTTCCTGTTCTCCGACACCGTGCGCGCCAACGTGGCCTACTCCGTCCCGACGGCCACCGACGAGGAGGTCCGCGACGCGCTGCGCACCGCCGCCGCCGACGGGTTCGTCGACGCGCTGGACCAGGGGTGGGACTCCCTGGTGGGCGAGCAGGGCCTGACGCTGTCCGGGGGCCAGCGCCAGCGGATCGGGCTGGCCCGCGCCCTGCTGGCCCGCCCGCGCGTCCTCGTCCTGGACGACGCGACGTCGGCCGTCGACCCCACCGTCGAGCAGCGCATCCTCACCGCCCTCGCCGACGCGCGCACCCCCGGGCAGACGGTGCTGCTGGTCGCCCACCGCCGCTCCACGCTGCGGCTGGCCGACCGGATCGTCGTGCTGGACGCCGGGCGCGTCGTCGACGCCGGCACCGAGGCCGAGCTCACCGAGCGCTGCGCCGTGTTCCGCCGGTTGTTCGACCCCGACGAGACCGGGGAGCAGACCCCCGTCCCCGAGCGCGTCAGCGCCGCCCAGCGCCCCGTGCCGGCCCCCCGGCGGGGCGGGCGCACCGCCGCCGCCGCGGCCGTCGACGCCGGGCTGCCCGTCTCGGGGGACCTGCTGCGCCGCATCGCGGACCTGCCCCCCTCCGGCGACGTCCCCGACGTCGACGTGGCCGCCGCCGAACGGCACGACCCGGCCTTCGGGCTCGGGACGCTGCTGCGGCCCTTCCGGTGGGCGCTCGCGGCCGGGATGGTCCTCGTCGCCGGCGACGCCCTCGCGCAGCTGTTCCTGCCCCAGCTGGTGCGCACCGGCCTGGACGACGGCGTCTCGACTGGGGACCTGCACGCCCTCGTCGTGGCCTCGGTCGTCGCCGCCGTCGTCGTCGCGGCGGACTGGGTCGTCAACGTCGGGCAGACCCGCGTCGCCGGGCGCACCGGGGAGCGCCTGCTGTTCAGCCTGCGGCTGAAGACGTTCGCGCAGCTGCAGCGGCTGGGTCTGGACTACTACGAGCGCGAGCAGGCCGGCCGGATCATGACGCGCATGACCACGGACGTCGACGCCCTGTCGTCGTTCCTGCAGAACGGCGTCGCCCAGGCCCTGGTGAGCCTGCTGTCCCTCGTCGGGGTGTTCGTCGCCATGCTGGTCCTCGAACCCGAGCTGGCGCTGGTCGTGGCGTGCGTGCTGCCCGTGCTCGTCGCGGCCACGCTCGTCTTCCGGGCGAAGTCACGACCGGCGTACACCGAGGCCCGCGAGCGGGTCAGCGCCGTGAACGTGCAGTTCCAGGAGTCCGTCGCCGGGGTCCGGGTCGCGCAGGCGTTCGGGCGCACGCACGAGGACGGCGCGCGGTTCCGCGCCAAGGGCTGGGCGTACCGGCAGGCGCGGCTGCGGGCCCAGCGGTACATCGCGACGTACTTCCCGTTCGTGCAGTTCCTCAACGAGGCCACGGCCGCGCTGGTCCTGGTCGCCGGTGGGCTCATGGTGCGCGACGGGCGGATCTCCGTCGGCGTGCTGGTGGCCTTCCTGCTCTACGTCGACCTGTTCTTCGCCCCCGTGCAGCAGTTGTCGCAGGTGTTCGACGGCTACCAGCAGGCCGCCGTCGGGCTGCGCCGGTTGCGCGACCTGCTGCGCACGCCCACGACCGTCCCCGCCGCGGCACAGCCCGCGCCGGTGGGCCGGCTGGCCGGGGACCTGCGCTTCGAGCACGTCGACTTCCACTACCAGAACTCCGAGCACCCCGCGCTGGCCGCCCTCGACCTGCACGTGCGCGCGGGGGAGACCGTCGCCCTGGTCGGGGAGACCGGGGCGGGCAAGTCGACCGTCGTCAAGCTCGTCGCCCGCTTCTACGACCCCACCGGCGGCCGGGTGCTCGTCGACGGTGAGGACCTGCGGAGCCTGGACCTGGCCGGCTACCGGCAGCGGCTGGGGGTCGTGCCCCAGGAGGCGTACCTGTTCGACGGGACGGTGGCCGAGGCCATCGCCTACGCCCGGCCCGGGGCGAGCTTCGAGCAGGTGCGCGCCGCGGCGCGCGCCGTGGGTGCCGATGCGGCCATCACCGCGCTGCCGGGCGGCTACGGGTTCGTCGTGGGCGAGCGCGGCCGCAACCTGTCCACGGGGCAGCGCCAGCTCGTGGCCCTGGCCCGGGCCGAGCTCGTGGACCCCGACGTCCTGCTGCTCGACGAGGCGACCGCGGCCCTGGACCCGGCCGCCGAGGCCGCGATCGCCGCCGCCAGCGATGCCGCCGCCAGCCGCCGCACCACGATCGTCGTCGCCCACCGCCTCTCGACGGCCGCGCGCGCCGACCGGATCGTCGTCCTCGACCACGGCCGCGTCGTGGAGCAGGGCACGCACGCCGACCTCCTGGACCGGGGCGGGTACTACGCCGGGTTGTGGGCCTCCTTCGTGGCCGGGCGCACCTCCACCGCCTGA
- a CDS encoding LLM class flavin-dependent oxidoreductase, protein MSVPLSVLDLSSVPSGHPPSVALRRSVDLARAVEGMGYHRYWVAEHHNSPGVVSAPAVLVGAIAAATTTLRVGAGGVMLPNHSPLQVAETFRALEALHPGRVDLGLGRAPGTDGRTALALRRSREALVRDDFTDQLAELRGFVDGFEPGHPFAGIAAQPTDVPLPPVWLLGSSDHGAQLAAGLGTGYAYAGHFGALDPVEVLRSYRARFVPSRWRQRPHALLAVSVVVADTADRAAELAHAVTLSTVRLRLGAPGPLPTPEEAAAHRWTLAERNTAGRLAPRPVVGTAAEVVPVLADLVERSGADELLVVTAVHDPAERARSYELVAAAWGDAG, encoded by the coding sequence GTGAGCGTCCCCCTGTCCGTGCTGGACCTGTCCTCCGTCCCCTCGGGCCACCCGCCGTCGGTGGCGCTGCGCCGCAGCGTGGACCTGGCGCGGGCCGTGGAGGGGATGGGGTACCACCGGTACTGGGTCGCCGAGCACCACAACTCCCCCGGCGTCGTCTCGGCCCCCGCGGTGCTGGTCGGGGCGATCGCCGCGGCCACGACGACGCTGCGCGTGGGCGCGGGCGGGGTCATGCTGCCGAACCACTCCCCCCTGCAGGTGGCCGAGACGTTCCGGGCGCTGGAGGCGCTGCACCCCGGGCGCGTCGACCTGGGTCTGGGCCGGGCCCCGGGCACCGACGGCCGCACGGCCCTGGCGCTGCGGCGCTCGCGCGAGGCGCTGGTGCGCGACGACTTCACCGACCAGCTCGCCGAGCTGCGCGGGTTCGTCGACGGTTTCGAGCCCGGGCACCCGTTCGCGGGGATCGCGGCCCAGCCGACGGACGTGCCGCTGCCGCCGGTGTGGCTGCTGGGTTCCAGCGACCACGGGGCGCAGCTCGCGGCCGGCCTGGGGACGGGCTACGCGTACGCGGGGCACTTCGGGGCCCTGGACCCCGTCGAGGTGCTGCGGTCCTACCGGGCGCGGTTCGTGCCCTCCCGGTGGCGGCAGCGGCCGCACGCGCTGCTGGCCGTGTCGGTGGTCGTGGCCGACACGGCCGACCGCGCAGCCGAGCTGGCTCACGCCGTGACGCTGTCCACCGTGCGGCTGCGCCTGGGCGCGCCCGGCCCGCTGCCCACGCCGGAGGAGGCTGCGGCGCACCGCTGGACGCTGGCCGAGCGCAACACCGCCGGGCGTCTCGCGCCGCGGCCGGTGGTCGGGACGGCGGCCGAGGTCGTCCCGGTGCTCGCCGACCTCGTCGAGCGCAGCGGCGCGGACGAACTGCTCGTCGTCACCGCCGTGCACGACCCGGCCGAGCGCGCCCGCTCCTACGAGCTGGTCGCGGCGGCCTGGGGCGACGCCGGGTGA
- a CDS encoding metallophosphoesterase family protein has translation MSRVVVVSDTHLPARAKDLPAPVWAAVEAADLVVHAGDWCDAATVLALRERSARLVGVAGNNDGADVRAHLDEFTTFTLHGVRFGVVHETGDRTGRERRCDAAYAQDLDVLLFGHSHIPWDTTTPRGLRLLNPGSPTDRRRQPTGTWLELDVRDGGISSVALRRVPPRVPPRVPPRVPPRVPPRVPPRVPQR, from the coding sequence ATGAGCAGGGTGGTCGTGGTCTCCGACACCCACCTCCCGGCGCGGGCGAAGGACCTGCCCGCGCCGGTGTGGGCGGCGGTCGAGGCCGCCGACCTCGTCGTCCACGCGGGGGACTGGTGCGACGCGGCGACCGTGCTGGCCCTGCGGGAGCGGTCGGCGCGGCTCGTGGGCGTCGCCGGCAACAACGACGGCGCCGACGTCCGGGCGCACCTGGACGAGTTCACGACCTTCACCCTCCACGGGGTCAGGTTCGGGGTCGTCCACGAGACCGGGGACAGGACGGGCCGGGAACGACGCTGCGACGCCGCGTACGCCCAGGACCTCGACGTCCTCCTGTTCGGGCACAGCCACATCCCCTGGGACACCACGACGCCGCGGGGACTGAGGCTGCTCAACCCGGGGTCGCCGACGGACCGTCGGCGCCAGCCGACGGGGACCTGGCTGGAGCTCGACGTCCGGGACGGCGGGATCTCGTCCGTCGCACTGCGACGGGTGCCTCCCCGGGTGCCTCCCCGGGTGCCTCCCCGGGTGCCTCCCCGGGTGCCTCCCCGGGTGCCTCCCCGGGTGCCTCAGAGGTAG